The Methanolacinia petrolearia DSM 11571 genome has a segment encoding these proteins:
- a CDS encoding TIGR03557 family F420-dependent LLM class oxidoreductase yields the protein MDTKVGYFASIEQYKPMDALEQSVRAEKVGFDSIWVDDHFHPWYHDDAQSGQAWAWMGATLQATKKVFVSTCITCPILRYNPGVVAQTFATLRQMYPKRVGIAVGAGEALNEVPVTGQWPSVPERQEMTVEAIEVMRKLWESDKPVTFKGKYYNLEKAFMYTKPDDEVPLYFSGMGPKGAKLAGKYGDHLMTVSADTDTLRNMTIPKFEEGAKEAGKDPKKMEKAMLIWYSVDPDFEKAVEGNRFWAGCLVPSMFKYRVSDPPEVQAHANLVHTDTIKKNFLCATDAEGLIKEIERFKEAGINHFCLGNSSPNVNYGIDIFKEVIPAVRD from the coding sequence ATGGACACAAAAGTTGGTTATTTCGCATCGATCGAGCAGTACAAGCCGATGGATGCACTTGAACAGTCAGTACGTGCAGAAAAAGTCGGATTCGATTCCATCTGGGTCGACGACCACTTCCACCCCTGGTACCACGACGACGCACAGTCGGGCCAGGCATGGGCATGGATGGGTGCAACTCTCCAGGCGACCAAGAAGGTATTTGTCTCGACATGCATCACATGCCCCATTCTCAGGTACAATCCCGGTGTCGTTGCACAGACCTTCGCCACACTCCGCCAGATGTACCCGAAGCGTGTCGGTATCGCGGTAGGAGCGGGAGAGGCATTGAACGAAGTTCCGGTCACCGGACAGTGGCCCAGCGTTCCGGAAAGGCAGGAGATGACGGTCGAGGCAATCGAGGTCATGAGAAAACTCTGGGAGAGCGATAAACCCGTCACCTTCAAGGGCAAGTACTACAACCTTGAAAAGGCGTTCATGTACACCAAGCCCGACGACGAAGTCCCGCTTTACTTCAGCGGAATGGGACCCAAGGGTGCAAAACTCGCAGGAAAGTACGGCGACCACCTGATGACGGTCTCCGCCGACACCGATACGCTCAGGAACATGACGATCCCGAAGTTCGAAGAGGGTGCAAAGGAAGCAGGCAAGGACCCGAAGAAGATGGAGAAGGCCATGCTGATCTGGTACTCCGTCGATCCCGACTTCGAGAAGGCCGTAGAAGGAAACAGGTTCTGGGCAGGATGCCTTGTCCCGTCTATGTTCAAGTACCGTGTCAGCGACCCGCCGGAAGTTCAGGCACATGCAAACCTCGTACACACAGATACGATAAAGAAGAACTTCCTCTGTGCTACCGATGCCGAAGGTCTGATCAAGGAGATCGAGAGGTTCAAGGAAGCAGGTATAAATCACTTCTGCCTTGGAAATTCGAGCCCGAACGTCAACTACGGTATCGACATCTTCAAGGAAGTTATTCCGGCAGTAAGAGACTGA
- a CDS encoding cupin domain-containing protein: protein MYHKNNKDAFDKGVVFFSDIEIESDKKEWYEHPACKGVFLKDLVTGKDTDGRFSYHLVRVQKNCEVMDHDHETQWEFNRVIGGKGVFLMGDKEIVLAPGQTFVTPPKIHHTVSAYDDELSLLAVFIPALA, encoded by the coding sequence ATGTACCATAAAAACAACAAAGACGCGTTTGATAAAGGGGTTGTTTTCTTCTCCGATATCGAGATAGAAAGCGACAAGAAGGAATGGTACGAGCACCCGGCATGCAAAGGGGTATTTCTCAAGGATCTCGTAACAGGCAAGGATACGGACGGCAGATTCAGCTATCACCTTGTCCGTGTACAGAAAAACTGCGAGGTCATGGATCATGATCATGAAACCCAGTGGGAGTTCAACAGGGTAATCGGCGGGAAAGGAGTCTTCTTAATGGGAGACAAAGAGATCGTTCTCGCCCCCGGGCAGACCTTCGTCACACCGCCGAAGATCCATCATACCGTAAGTGCATATGACGACGAATTATCGCTCCTTGCGGTATTCATTCCGGCACTGGCATGA
- a CDS encoding ABC transporter substrate-binding protein, which yields MIGREVEVPKQINSVVPIAQGSTRVFSYLDAIDLIKGISETENKSFSKYPYLAAHPELKELPIVDAGGAGTPYLEEIVKVSPDLIVASYFDVATADELQAKTGIPVVVIEPGVGRIGFIDYMDDNNDLYQSLDLIAKIIDKEERAVELKSYIKSLVTDLEERTDGISEDEIVPVYVGGLSKQGAFGLASTQIKYPPFVWTNSDNVASGVESASNTVEISKEQIIGWDPSVIFADVSNIVLIKDELSSGLYDTVKAVDEGEVYGVLPYPGYGLNHELVFADSYYVGSVLYPDRFSDVDVIAVSDEIMKEFNGKGAYSTITKQSGGFERITTD from the coding sequence ATGATTGGCCGTGAAGTTGAGGTTCCGAAGCAGATAAACTCAGTTGTTCCAATCGCACAGGGAAGTACAAGAGTATTCTCATACCTCGATGCAATTGATCTCATCAAGGGAATAAGCGAAACTGAAAACAAATCTTTTTCAAAATATCCCTACCTTGCTGCACATCCTGAGCTGAAGGAACTTCCAATAGTTGACGCAGGCGGTGCAGGTACTCCTTACCTGGAAGAGATTGTCAAAGTATCACCCGATCTTATTGTTGCATCCTATTTTGATGTTGCAACCGCCGACGAACTCCAGGCAAAAACCGGAATCCCGGTTGTCGTAATTGAACCGGGAGTGGGAAGAATAGGTTTTATAGATTATATGGACGACAACAACGATCTCTATCAATCACTTGACCTGATCGCAAAAATAATCGATAAGGAAGAAAGGGCGGTAGAACTGAAATCCTATATTAAAAGCCTTGTAACCGACCTGGAAGAGAGAACGGACGGCATATCAGAGGATGAAATAGTGCCTGTTTATGTAGGCGGTCTGTCAAAGCAGGGTGCCTTCGGTCTTGCCTCGACACAGATCAAGTACCCGCCGTTTGTCTGGACAAATTCCGATAATGTCGCTTCAGGAGTAGAGTCAGCCTCAAATACGGTTGAGATCAGCAAAGAGCAGATTATCGGCTGGGACCCGTCAGTAATCTTTGCAGATGTATCAAACATTGTACTGATAAAGGATGAACTTTCATCCGGCCTTTATGACACTGTTAAGGCCGTTGATGAAGGAGAAGTCTACGGAGTACTCCCCTATCCCGGATATGGCCTAAACCATGAACTCGTCTTTGCAGACAGTTATTATGTCGGTTCAGTATTGTACCCCGATCGTTTCAGTGATGTGGATGTAATTGCAGTTTCCGATGAAATTATGAAAGAATTCAACGGCAAAGGAGCATATTCCACAATTACAAAGCAATCGGGAGGATTTGAGAGGATTACAACAGATTAG
- a CDS encoding DUF1016 N-terminal domain-containing protein has translation MKDRQRDVQYRELGAVNEELVGLYWDIGEMIVKRQIAEDWGRSVVRMLAGIFKRSFRAFPVFACPAKGEVSFGFHSARIGMLKFHFYSITLILLRHAQNQDQF, from the coding sequence TTGAAAGACCGGCAGAGGGATGTACAATACCGTGAACTTGGAGCTGTTAATGAAGAGCTGGTCGGACTTTATTGGGATATAGGGGAAATGATTGTAAAGCGGCAGATAGCAGAGGACTGGGGGAGATCAGTTGTCCGAATGCTTGCCGGCATCTTCAAAAGGAGTTTCCGGGCATTTCCGGTTTTCGCCTGCCCTGCAAAGGGGGAAGTATCCTTCGGGTTTCATTCTGCCCGTATTGGCATGTTGAAATTTCATTTCTATTCGATTACCCTGATCCTATTAAGACATGCTCAAAATCAGGATCAATTCTAA
- a CDS encoding Coenzyme F420 hydrogenase/dehydrogenase, beta subunit C-terminal domain, with protein sequence MTTKGDMVYAWAGDADILKRGECGGAVTALLKYALENKLVDAVLAVKKGQDLYDAVPTLVTDPEKIVECAGSLHCGTLLLPKIFKEDFNGGRDMKIAVTLKGCDAKAMYELAKRNQVSLDNFIMIGLNCGGTVSPMTARRMITEKYGVDPGSVIKEEIDKGQFIIEYEGGEKGISIDELEEEGFGRRANCQRCKTKIPRQCDIACGNWGVIGDKAGKATFIEICSEKGANLVSGAEKAGAISTSAPDPKGLAIRDKVEGAMLKLADKCREKQFSKLGEGTERLKFLMDETSKCIKCYQCIEACPICYCKECSTKKPYLVPRGQIPPPFMFHLIRYSHIADSCINCGQCEERCAMDIPNSLFMHAIQLEMQEMFGYEPGVNLDLPVLALVEEPAERKRLNDTGDDQIFNIFGQAKGCLK encoded by the coding sequence ATGACGACTAAAGGCGATATGGTATATGCATGGGCCGGAGATGCGGACATTCTGAAGAGAGGAGAGTGCGGAGGTGCCGTTACGGCACTGCTGAAATACGCTCTCGAAAACAAACTTGTCGATGCCGTACTTGCAGTGAAGAAGGGGCAGGACCTGTATGATGCTGTCCCCACTCTTGTTACAGATCCCGAAAAGATTGTAGAGTGTGCGGGTTCTCTTCATTGCGGGACCCTGCTGTTGCCAAAGATCTTCAAAGAGGACTTCAACGGCGGTCGCGACATGAAGATTGCCGTCACTCTCAAGGGATGTGACGCAAAGGCGATGTATGAACTGGCCAAGAGGAACCAGGTGAGTCTTGACAACTTTATAATGATCGGTCTTAACTGCGGCGGGACAGTGAGTCCCATGACCGCCAGAAGGATGATAACTGAGAAGTACGGTGTCGATCCTGGTTCCGTTATAAAGGAAGAGATCGACAAGGGACAGTTTATCATCGAGTACGAAGGCGGAGAGAAAGGTATCTCCATAGATGAACTAGAAGAGGAAGGATTTGGCAGGCGTGCAAACTGCCAGCGCTGCAAGACGAAGATCCCGCGGCAGTGCGATATCGCGTGCGGGAACTGGGGTGTCATCGGTGATAAAGCCGGTAAAGCGACATTCATCGAGATATGCAGCGAGAAGGGTGCAAATCTCGTATCCGGGGCGGAGAAAGCGGGTGCAATTTCGACATCCGCACCAGACCCGAAGGGTCTCGCTATACGCGATAAGGTCGAAGGCGCTATGCTCAAGCTTGCGGACAAGTGCAGGGAGAAACAGTTCAGCAAACTTGGAGAAGGTACGGAGCGTCTTAAATTCCTGATGGATGAGACCTCGAAGTGCATCAAGTGCTACCAGTGCATCGAGGCGTGTCCGATCTGTTATTGCAAAGAGTGCAGCACCAAGAAACCGTACCTTGTGCCGAGGGGACAGATCCCGCCTCCTTTCATGTTCCACCTGATCCGGTACTCGCATATTGCGGATTCATGCATCAACTGCGGCCAGTGCGAGGAACGCTGTGCAATGGACATCCCTAATTCCCTCTTCATGCACGCAATCCAGCTTGAGATGCAGGAGATGTTCGGTTACGAACCTGGTGTCAATCTTGACCTTCCTGTGCTAGCTCTCGTTGAGGAGCCGGCGGAGAGAAAGCGCCTGAACGATACTGGTGACGACCAGATCTTCAACATCTTCGGCCAGGCGAAGGGTTGCCTGAAATAA
- the fdhF gene encoding formate dehydrogenase subunit alpha, which translates to MDFKYVQTTCPYCGTGCTFNLAVRDGKVTGTAPYYRSPINEGKVCPKGTYAWQFINHKDRLKKPLVRKDGKYVETTWDEAYSIIAENFKKYQPEECAVLSSARCSNEDNYALMKFARGVLKTRHIDHCARLCHASTVVGLAASFGSGAMTNSIPDISESKCIFCLGSNTFEQHPLIGRQIMKAKAAGAKFIYADPRFTPTARQSDLYMQFYSGGDVAILNCMMGEIIRNGWEDKDFIEKRTKDYEELKKIVLLERYTPEVVGELVGVPAESLRTAAEWFGKAESATVLYSMGLTQHTVGVDNVKSTANLLMLTGNIGIPGGGVNALRGQNNVQGSCDMGALPNVFTGYQKVVDGPVRKKFEDAWGFPDGIAEPKNGFEITTMFNVLHDDPGRLKAMYLMGENPLLSEPDLNHVEEAIQNLDFLVVQDIFFTETCEYAHVVLPATCFAEKDGCQTNTERRVQRWRKAQEPPGEAKEDWRIISELSAVMGYADQFPYTSPEDVFNEIAELTPSYHGMNYERIGTPEALHWPCPTVDHPGTPILHTEKFATPDGLGVFHAIEWKAPAEVPDEEYPYRFTTGRIIWHYHTGSMTRRSKALDDEVKTGWVEINEEDAKELGVRNGEMVKVVSRRGEITVAAKVMEDIKKGVMFMPFHFVECAANRLTNNALDPLAKIPEFKACAVKIETIEEA; encoded by the coding sequence GTGGATTTCAAGTATGTCCAGACAACATGTCCGTATTGCGGTACCGGTTGTACGTTTAACCTGGCGGTCAGGGACGGAAAAGTAACCGGGACAGCACCGTATTATCGCTCCCCTATCAACGAAGGGAAGGTCTGTCCGAAGGGAACATATGCATGGCAGTTTATCAATCACAAGGATCGCCTGAAGAAGCCGCTCGTCAGAAAAGACGGAAAATATGTTGAGACAACGTGGGATGAAGCCTACAGTATAATCGCGGAAAATTTTAAAAAATACCAACCCGAGGAGTGTGCCGTGCTCTCGTCTGCACGCTGTTCCAACGAGGATAATTATGCCCTGATGAAATTTGCACGGGGTGTCCTTAAAACGCGTCATATAGATCACTGCGCCCGTCTGTGCCATGCTTCCACCGTGGTCGGCCTTGCCGCTTCATTCGGCTCGGGAGCGATGACGAATTCGATTCCTGATATATCCGAGTCGAAGTGCATATTCTGTCTCGGCAGCAACACATTCGAGCAGCATCCTTTAATCGGGCGCCAGATTATGAAGGCGAAGGCTGCCGGAGCAAAGTTCATCTATGCAGACCCGAGGTTTACGCCGACGGCCCGGCAGTCAGATCTGTATATGCAGTTTTACAGCGGCGGCGACGTCGCGATTCTTAACTGCATGATGGGGGAGATCATAAGAAACGGCTGGGAAGACAAGGATTTTATCGAGAAGAGGACGAAGGATTACGAAGAACTCAAAAAAATAGTGCTTCTCGAAAGATACACTCCTGAGGTCGTCGGAGAACTGGTCGGCGTTCCTGCAGAATCTCTCAGGACCGCTGCCGAATGGTTCGGTAAGGCAGAGTCGGCGACGGTTCTCTATTCTATGGGTCTCACCCAGCACACGGTCGGCGTCGACAATGTCAAGTCCACCGCGAATCTGCTGATGCTTACGGGCAATATCGGCATCCCCGGCGGCGGCGTCAATGCTCTGCGTGGCCAGAACAACGTGCAAGGTTCCTGCGACATGGGTGCGCTCCCGAATGTATTCACGGGATACCAGAAAGTAGTCGACGGTCCTGTCCGCAAGAAGTTCGAGGACGCATGGGGATTTCCCGACGGGATCGCAGAGCCTAAGAACGGCTTTGAGATCACCACCATGTTCAATGTCCTTCATGACGACCCGGGCAGGCTGAAGGCGATGTACCTTATGGGAGAAAACCCGCTGCTCTCAGAACCTGACTTAAACCACGTCGAGGAGGCGATCCAGAACCTGGATTTCCTGGTGGTCCAGGATATTTTCTTTACCGAGACCTGCGAGTACGCACACGTCGTGCTCCCCGCGACATGCTTCGCCGAGAAGGACGGATGCCAGACAAATACCGAACGACGTGTCCAGCGCTGGAGGAAGGCGCAGGAACCGCCGGGAGAGGCGAAGGAAGACTGGAGAATTATCTCAGAGCTCAGTGCAGTGATGGGCTATGCCGACCAGTTCCCGTACACGTCCCCGGAAGATGTCTTCAACGAGATCGCCGAACTCACCCCGTCCTACCACGGCATGAACTATGAAAGGATCGGAACCCCCGAGGCACTTCACTGGCCATGCCCGACAGTGGATCATCCCGGGACTCCGATTCTTCATACGGAAAAATTTGCAACACCCGACGGACTTGGAGTATTTCACGCAATCGAATGGAAAGCGCCGGCGGAGGTTCCCGACGAGGAATATCCGTACCGCTTCACGACCGGCCGTATAATCTGGCATTATCATACCGGTTCTATGACACGGCGCTCGAAGGCTCTTGATGACGAGGTAAAGACAGGCTGGGTCGAGATAAACGAAGAGGATGCAAAGGAGCTTGGTGTCAGGAACGGTGAGATGGTAAAGGTGGTATCCCGGAGGGGCGAGATCACGGTTGCCGCGAAGGTGATGGAGGACATCAAGAAGGGCGTCATGTTCATGCCATTCCATTTCGTGGAATGTGCAGCCAACAGGCTGACGAACAATGCTCTTGACCCGCTTGCAAAGATCCCAGAGTTCAAGGCATGTGCCGTGAAGATTGAAACTATTGAGGAGGCCTGA
- a CDS encoding molybdopterin dinucleotide binding domain-containing protein, producing the protein MTEKIELNLITGRTIQQGVSMEGGKEKSDYRDACGILELDPVDLKKLGLWEGSPVRVTSSYGSVVVKVVKTKQGPHPGLGWIPMGPWANRLTDPNTYSMGMPTFKGIPVVVESAPNEKVLLSLEVIEQGLLEDD; encoded by the coding sequence TTGACCGAAAAAATTGAACTAAACCTGATTACGGGCCGGACAATCCAGCAGGGCGTATCGATGGAAGGGGGAAAAGAGAAATCCGACTACCGGGACGCCTGCGGAATCCTGGAACTCGATCCGGTTGATCTGAAGAAGCTGGGGTTGTGGGAAGGCAGCCCCGTGCGTGTTACCAGTTCATACGGCTCGGTTGTTGTAAAAGTAGTCAAAACGAAACAGGGCCCTCACCCCGGCCTCGGCTGGATCCCGATGGGACCTTGGGCAAACCGCCTGACCGATCCGAATACCTACTCAATGGGAATGCCCACCTTCAAAGGTATTCCTGTCGTAGTCGAATCCGCACCAAACGAAAAAGTCCTTCTCTCCCTTGAGGTTATTGAGCAGGGCCTCCTGGAGGATGATTAA
- a CDS encoding formylmethanofuran dehydrogenase subunit B, translated as MPVRVTDVVCPFCGTLCDDLECDISDDGKKILEIYNACAIGAEKFMHSQSDDRLVLPRMRQEDGTWKNVSYEEAVEYTAQMLSNAVKPLMYGWSSTNCEAQSMGSKVGELCGAQMDNTATVCHGSTLIAIQDAGVPTCTLGEIKNRADFIIFWGCNPAHAHPRHMSRYSIFPRGFFTGKGHKGRTFVVVDPRHTDTASLTDYHLPVEQGRDYELLSALRVVFHGEGDRLPEVVAGIPKETIIEVGEKMKAARFGCIFFGMGVTQSISKNHNIDMAINVTRDLNEFSKWSIMPMRGHYNVTGSGEVWGWQYGYPFCIDLSRGYARYNPGESSSNDLIERGELDAVFVLGSDPGAHFPFSAVKKMNKLPCVCVDPHITPTTVVADLHVPVAFVGVEVGGCAYRMDSVPIETHKVVDPPEGVLTDEEFLEKVYERMKEIKGV; from the coding sequence ATGCCGGTCAGAGTTACAGATGTAGTGTGCCCATTCTGCGGAACATTGTGCGACGATCTCGAATGCGATATCAGCGACGACGGCAAGAAGATCCTCGAGATCTACAATGCATGCGCAATCGGTGCCGAGAAATTCATGCACTCCCAGTCCGATGACCGTCTTGTCCTCCCGAGGATGAGGCAGGAGGACGGGACCTGGAAGAATGTCTCATATGAGGAGGCCGTAGAATATACCGCGCAAATGCTTTCAAATGCCGTAAAACCGCTTATGTACGGCTGGAGCTCAACCAACTGCGAAGCCCAGAGTATGGGTTCGAAGGTCGGAGAGCTCTGCGGTGCCCAGATGGATAATACGGCGACAGTCTGCCACGGATCTACTCTGATCGCAATCCAGGATGCCGGTGTTCCCACCTGCACTCTCGGAGAGATCAAGAACCGTGCGGATTTCATAATATTCTGGGGCTGCAATCCCGCCCACGCCCACCCGCGCCATATGTCACGCTATTCGATCTTTCCACGCGGGTTCTTTACCGGAAAAGGGCACAAGGGAAGGACTTTCGTAGTAGTAGACCCCCGTCATACAGATACGGCGAGTCTTACGGATTACCACCTCCCTGTAGAGCAGGGGCGGGATTACGAACTTTTAAGCGCACTACGTGTCGTTTTCCACGGCGAAGGCGACAGACTCCCTGAAGTTGTTGCAGGAATTCCAAAGGAGACCATAATCGAAGTCGGAGAAAAGATGAAGGCGGCCAGGTTCGGCTGCATATTCTTCGGCATGGGTGTGACCCAGTCGATCTCGAAGAACCACAACATCGACATGGCGATCAATGTCACACGCGACCTCAATGAATTTTCGAAATGGTCCATCATGCCGATGCGGGGCCACTACAACGTCACCGGCTCCGGAGAGGTGTGGGGATGGCAGTACGGCTATCCTTTCTGTATTGATCTTTCGAGAGGTTATGCACGCTATAATCCGGGCGAGTCCTCGTCCAACGATCTTATCGAGAGAGGCGAACTCGATGCGGTCTTCGTTCTCGGCAGCGATCCCGGCGCCCACTTCCCGTTCAGTGCCGTAAAGAAGATGAACAAACTGCCGTGCGTATGCGTAGACCCGCATATCACGCCGACGACCGTAGTCGCGGATCTCCACGTGCCTGTGGCATTTGTCGGTGTGGAAGTCGGAGGGTGTGCATACCGCATGGACAGCGTTCCGATCGAGACGCACAAGGTCGTAGATCCGCCTGAAGGTGTTCTTACCGACGAGGAGTTCTTAGAAAAGGTCTACGAACGGATGAAAGAGATCAAGGGAGTGTGA